The sequence below is a genomic window from Sander lucioperca isolate FBNREF2018 chromosome 10, SLUC_FBN_1.2, whole genome shotgun sequence.
ATTCCTAGATTGTttgcaaaatgacacattttagtCAAAACATAGACACTTAAGTCAaaacatatttgtgaaaatgctatTAGTTTTCATTTAACCAACATAGTCCTCAATGATCAGACACTATTACAGCCAGTTTCACACTGCtgtgataaataaacacatttgtgaaaaaaactaattttaggAAATAGCATGTGCTAGATTTTTGGCCAGACATTGTTATGTAAGGGATaatttagggcgttttcacacatgaaagtccgaaccaaggttcatgtttttgttacattgtctacatttgatccggtaagttttggtttcacactgcatttatgcaagcgcactaaagatctctacgtgacaaaactacgtcctgccgtcattacaaacgtgagctgcgtctccagatacttataattgattggtttgtagacaggcttccccgtcctctcgtctcctctctctgtgtcggagttttttcagctgactgctgctctcctctactgactgctgctctcctctactgccgcggctctttttgttttgttgtgatgttgagaagcaagacactggaactttctggagaatttattcagagacaaacggaaacctacactgtacatttactaccacttaacaaataaactgctgatgtattctcagctctgatagccgacagctgtctgctctgagcgtagtcaccgtcactctctcagcaccaagctattccttaaaggagcttccccggtcttgtaacacaaggagagtctgcaagagcttcttgtatttggtccgaaagtccgaaccatccaaaaaatgctttcacactgtaaacgaaccggaccatggtgcagtttggtccggaccgagaccacctcttttgatcggaccaaaatttggtcttttgatccggaccgtggtccgggggaggtttcacacctctaattttggttcggatcaaactgaaaagtccgaaagtccggaccaaatgaggtatgtgtgaaaacgcccttagatgacaaaaaaatagtgacaaacccacaacaTTCTTCATGATTAGTTTGAGATATAGGGAGAATGTACACAAATAGGCCTACTCTAAATTTACCAAGCACTGCACAACACTGATGCTGCAGACTGAATATTTCAAGTATTTATTTCAATACTTAGAGTATTTCTTACCATAATCAGTTACAGTAACCAACAATGAAATCAATGAAACAAATACAATCTGTAGACAAATAAAAATTACTGCATAAAGTACATACACTTTGACTCTGAAGAAAAACTACTGTAAAAGCAACAAGAATACTGTAACTATTCATCATCTCTCCGTCTGGCTGGATCAGGCCATAAGATTTCATCCACATCACAGGCTATGTCTTCATTGGCAAGGCACCGTTGGAAGAATCGCCTCGTGTGACGAATCCACCCCTGCACAGAAGCTGCTTCGATATGATCACAGGCCTGCTCCATGGCCTGAATGAGGGGCAAACGGTCATAGGGCCGCAGGTCGTATACCTTCCACCGCCATGCTGAAAAAACTCTTCTATTGGATTCAGGAAGGGGGAGTATGGGGGAAGGTATAAGACTTCAAATTCAGGGTGCTCATGGAACCAATTCTGGACCAGAGCAGCCCGATGGAATGAGACATTGTCCCAAAGTACCGCATCTGGTCCACTTGGTTTAATGCTGTGACAATCTCGTGCAATCTGTCAAGAAATGCAAGTATTGATTTGCATTATAGGGTCCCAGATTTGCATGGTGGTGGAGGACCCCATTTTGTGTAATAGCAGCGCAAAGGGTGATGTTACCCCCTCGCTGCCCTGGCACATTGGTGATTGCCCTGTGTCCAATTACTTTCTCCCTCTTCTTGTTTTCGCAAGGTTAAATCCAGCCTCATCCACATATATAAATTCATGTTGAATTTCTGCAGCATCCATTTGCAAGACTCTCTGaaacacagtaaaagacaatAGGATGCTATTCAATATCTATTGCACAGTATTTTTTCGTGCCAGAACATTATGAGCAGTGCACAATACCACACCATAGTAAGATGAACAATACATACCTCCACATACTCATCGCACACATGTTTCACTCTCTCTGAATTTCTGTCAAATGGTACCCGATACAGTTGCTTCATGTATATTTGATTTTTCTTGAGGATTCGACCTAATGTTGACAGAGAGACTCATGGGATGTTATTGAAAATATGGTCATCATTGATGATATTGGCTTGGATTTCTCGCAGCCTGATACAATTATTGGTCAAAACCATGTTCACAATGGCGGCCTCTTGTGCACGAGTGAACATAGGGCCCCTTCCACCTTGGTGTCCTCGGCCCTCAAtcctatgtaaaaaaaaatatataaaaaaatacacatgcaGCCTACTGTCAAATGTCACAGTAAACAATATTGATGATAAGTACAGCAAGCTTCAGTTTCAATGTACTGTGTGGTTAGCTTACCTGTTTTCTCGATGAAATGTCCGAATTACTGACGCAACAGTATTTCTGCTGAGATTTGGTTGAACTCTTTGTCCAGCTTCCATCAGTGTCAGTCCATGGTTGATAACATGGTCAATAAGTGTTGCACGGATTTCTTGAGTCAAATTTGGTCCTCGTCTTCTTTGTTCAGGTTCTTTCATCTCTTCAAGTCCTTCTCTACCTCTTCCTCTACCTAGGCCTCTTCCgctacctccttctcctcttcctctacctaggcctcttcctctatctccttcttctcctcttcctctacctccttCATCTCCTCTTTGAACTCCCCCTCTCTATTCTTATTCTCATTCTCATTCTCATTctcactcttcttcttcttcttcttcttcttcttcttcttcttcttcttctagctCCTTCCATTTTTGTTGAAGACAGGTAAACTCACCTGCTGCCTTTTATAGCACACCTGAGTGCTGCGTTTTCACACCTAGTGGATGTGATTATCCAATTTGTTCATTAGTGTGTTCATTGGCAATCCGGGGCTTTGTAATGACAAGGAAGTAACCTCACAATCCTGATCTGTGTCTAaggtgtgaaaatgtgtgtagagttttacaAATCACTGTGTGCAATGTTTTGCAAAAAGGGTGAAGCAGACattgtgtgtaatgttgtgCAAATCTGTGATCTGTCCATAGATATACTGACACAGGGAGAGGTTTAATGAGGCGATTTATCATTTTGTGCAATTTCATTCTTAATGTCTTAACAAGAGGGAATCTGCACTAATATTCAGGGAATTTCACATATAGATTAGTGGTACTCATGTGTGTAAGCCTATATAAAATGGAGAGTGACGTCACCAGTCGAAATAGCTGCACCCCCCGAAGCTCACGGTATAATTTGAACACTGGCTGGTTATAACAGATGATTTCCCGAATTTGATTCCGAATTCACAAGTTCCCGATTCGATAACACtttcgattcaatatcaatCAGGTTATGGACATTTCAGATACAATACCAGTTTAGCTTATATGGAAAAGAGATTATCAGAGAAGTTATTtaccaggttaatgtttacattaagtaCTGACCCCCACACAGTttgtttaaagtactttttactGAACAGCACTAACATGACAGACAATGACAAACTACAGCAGTCGTCGACACGATACAGTGAAACTGTCGACTACagccagagaggagagagaccatAAAACAACTATACAACTTCACCATGGTAAACTATGAACAAATCCATCACTCTGACAAATTAACATTTGAATGtagccgacaaaaagtgagggacagttaagtttagacaccaaaagaACTAGTTACATTCTTGGTGAAAAGGCAGATATTCAAAGATATATTTCAGGATTTCATTAATCAATaacagatcactcaaacaaagatcaaTTTTCATTAGAGATTGGTTATTTTAACTCAGCCGTACTAAAGAAAATGGTTCTCAGCtactaaaacagaaaacaaaacgagaaaataataaaacagattCAGGCTCACTTGTTGAACCAAGTAAGCCtatatttcaaataaaacataaagaaaAGACACTTTTTTGACAAGTTTGTACTGATGAACTTGCCAGTCAAGTAAacatgtttcagcaccacggacagcaacagctgatggacagcgacggtgctgaacaggccaagaTGAACTCAATCAGTGCCACACTATATCATTGACATGGCACTATTATATATATTGAACACAAAGTTTGTTTACAACTCCATAGGTAGGCTGCAGGTGCTGGAATGAAAACAACAGATTTATAACATTCTGAGTGACGTATTCataactaaaatataaattcttAAAGACGAGCAGTTCCAGGGTTGAACCCTGGCAACGAATCGATTAATCAATCATGAATATAGTTCATAGTGCCAAATATTAGTTAAAAAGCTTTCTTTATACTTTATAAAACACTGTCTGGTGATCAGCAGTCAACTGAAACAAGCAATAAACTCCTggaataaaagtatttttattaGATTACAAAGGGACTGTTTTTATATTACATTCATGACATTGTAGAAATTAATATGTGTAGAATATACAATGTTATACAAAGGTGTTAAAGTATGTATGAAAGGATGCACAAGTGAAATGATAAATCTTTAAAGCTCCTCAAATGTGTTGATGTCTTCATCATTTCATCAGAtagaaacattttaaacttCTTCAAGAATTGAAACTAACTGACGCAAAAACACTTGCCAAAAATTGtaatgtgtgtgtccgtgtctgtgattgtgtttctgagtgtgtgtgtgtgtgtgtgtgtgtgtgtgtgtgtccgtgtgcgtccgtgtgtgtatatgtagacCTGTGCAGTGCAACGGGTGATGAGTGTTGGTGTGATGATATGTTTGATGTCCTGTAAATCATATTAACAACAGAGATTAAAAGCACCAGtgatgaatataataatataaaatatagtcAACAATTGATTTAATTGTTGACatctaatcgattaatcaatcaTCAATATGTCTATCAGATAATAATCAAAACTGCCAAATATTAGTACAAAATCTTTCTTTATACTTTATAAAAAAGTTTTTTCAACTGAAACAAGCAATAAACTCCTGGAATAAAAGTAGTTTTATTAGATTACAAAGGGactgtttttatattatattcatgACATTGTAGAAATTAACATGAGTGGAAAATACAATGTCATACAAAGGTGTTAAAGTATGTATGAAAGGATGCACAAGTGAAATGATAAATCTTTAAAGTTCCTCAAATGTGTTGATGTCTTCATCATTTCATCAGAtagaaacattttaaacttCTTAAAGAATTGAAACTAACTGTAGCAAAAACAAGCACGTGTAGACGGTAAACAACAATATTCACGTACATATAGACTCAATATATGTTTGATGTCCTCTAAATCATATCAACAACAGAGATTAAAAGCAACAGTGATGTAATATTAGAGCAGTTATGTTACAGATGATAATATCAGAGATAAAGGTCCAGTGATGTAATATTAGAGCAGATATGTTACAGATGATAATATCAGACAGCCCGGCCTCGTTCCTCTGGACGTCTCAGCTCCTCTACGGCGTCTGGAGGCTGAAACACAAAGCAGAGTTCAAACAGCAGAAAAAGACAAGCAGCCGACAGCCACAGTGGCTCAAAGTCCTGCAGACTTCCTTCAGTAGTGGAGCTACAAGTCTAAAGTTTGTCCTGAGGGGGGCGCTAGAGGAAAGCTCATGGGGATCCCTCTCTAAGCTTACTGGCTCAGGGAGTTTTCTCTGtgtcaatataataataattattatcaCAATACACTTCATTTCTGGTGAGCAATTCAGCTTTTTAGTGTTTAGGTTGAGTCAACATCAGAACAAGGGTATAatagttatagtataatatatatagtataatagtttgagttagttttcagagtgtttgttagttttagtttagtttgttagTATTTCAATGTCACAGTGAGAGTTGACAGAGattctgtctccttttttcagttgtaaaatattaaagctgacatgttcatttcatttttatttatattagtttagatttagtttttcttgaaggttttagtttttactGCTTCCACTAAGATGGATGATAATCAAAGAGAAACAGATCTTTGATATAATCTTCCCTAATCATGGGGGTGAAGAGAAGAAATAGTTACTAAAGAGAAGCTGAGGGGGAGTTGGAGACAAGTTTTCATTTCTCACCAAGTCTTTtaaccagggatgcaccgaatccaggattcagcttctgattcggctgaatattgggctttttgacgagGTTGGATTTCTGCAGAACCTTAAAAATGTTTCcaaccgaaccgaaccctacgtgTGCTAcactggtcgacgtaatgacggcgccgttgattacgggaaggtgtttacgtaggtggagcgttcaatgcagtaggctgtgagaaagtggaaatggaacccgtgagcagaaaaagtgtagtttggcagtactttcagtcagaagaaggccattcaagtccagctacatgttccttctgtaatgctgattagtctggtggtggcgaggaccctaaactatacacaacatcaccgctgttacaacatctggtatgaaacatccggaagaatacgagttgtgatgaaggaatctacagacagcagccagaatgcagcaacttcaggtacggcaaaggaaggacagtcactgtttacttcattaatgagtttactgtgttaatggactgaggatgggacgaggattcagcagaatcttaaccagggGATTCGATATTCGGCCAAACCCCAAAAACTTGGAATCGGTGCAGTTTTAAAAGAGCTGAAGgaacaatgacaaaaaaactgacatttgtgtttttatcttttGCTTCAATTGTTCCTCTGACAGAAGCCAGGTTCCTGTTTCTGTGGAACTTTAATTACTCATCAGGATGTTCAGTGACTCACCTGCACAGTCATGTTTCCTTTCTTGCGAACGCACTTCCTGTAAAGACGGATGTAATAGTTAGAGTAGAATCTAACATATTACTTTACTCAAAAATGTAACTCACACAAACtcaagttacaaagtgcttcacaaataacttgataaataaaatacatttttaacgaTAAAAGCTCAAAGCAGTAGAGCCACATAATAGATCAGTTTAATAAAATGCAAAATGAATGACTCTACGAACTCTCATGTTTCAGAATCATGTAGAAATGTTTTTGTTCTGAGAAATAAATACAGGAACATGACTCAGCAGACTGATATAAATACAGGAACATGACTCAGCAGACTGATTTGAAAGGGACCTTTTGATGATGATGGCCGTTACTATGACGATGAGAGTGAATATAAGCAGACGAACAGCCAGCAGTGGGCATTTAAATCAAGGCAGGACTTTTGGACTCTAGACATTAAACATCAGGAAGATCTACTAGGGCCGGGAGATATGGACCACAAATCATATAGTATTTTTCGGcaagaggtagagagagagagacagagagagagggagcttGGGTGCGATGGATGGAATATATTTAGGATAATTAATTGAAATCCTCAGTAATAGATTTCATCTACTTAACAACTCTATTTaagtttaaataattatttccaacaaacaaacaaaccttcCTCTTCTGCCTCTTCTGCCTCGTCAGCCTCCACGTGCAGGCTGTACGGGACGGAGAGGGTGCGCTCGTTCTTCTTCAAACCACAGGTGTAGTTCCCAGAATCCTTTGCAGTCAGATCGCTGAGATGGAGGGCGGggccagactctgagagggcgTGGCCATCTCTGAACCAGCTGACCTCCAGTTGGTGGATAGTGCAGCTTTCAGCAGAACAGTTCAGTGTGACTGCTTCCCCTCTTTTAAACTCTCCGTCATCTCTGGAGCTTCTTATCTTCATCTGATCACCatctaaagtaaatatgtaaaataaatgtttattataaaCGTCCAGTACATAGTTTTAAGGTAATGTGACGTGACTTTAAATTCACTTACTGATGTCttcatataatatataataatatatcaatAATATAATCAATTTAGTGACTATTTGCTGCTTTTCGTTGTCTTCTATAATTACGAGCCCTTCAGTGCACCTAAGCAAACACtgcccttaccggctaacgtatttcaagatggcgcatgaatatggagcgtctaccccagtttatgcaaatgcaaatgtaaaatttcaagccaataggaatacttggaattgatggtggtggtaaatattcatgaaaaaggacaagtttgtgaacgggcaacacagattttgataatgaacaactaaacacgttacacactggacctttaaaagcTAAACAAGCAAGTTTGTGTGCTCTTTTCCCGGGGGAATATCCACTAATTGGTCATCACTTTGATTGATGTCTTTTGGACTAATAGTTTTGGAGAAACGTGGGGGAAAGTTACGCCTCCGCCTTTTAACACGTAAGCCCAAAGACTTTGCAATGTTCCGTACAGGCAACCGACGGCCCAAATTATTTAATCTGTTAAAGAATCAAaattcaaaatgttaaaatattcaACTGATAATTATTAGCATTACCTTTATTGACACTTTATTAAATGAAACTGCTGTAAAATCATCACTGTGCGCAGGAAGACATCAGGGTTTTCCTACTTAGAGAAAGTTTTGGCGCCACCCCAAAGAGGTTTATAGCCAGCGCCAAAGGAGAATCACCAGCGCCAAAGGAGAATCACCAGCGCCAAAGCGTCTGATTTTGAGCATCCGTCTGCCCCTCATCCACAGCTGCTATGTTTTACATATTCGGCTGGCGCTGATAAGACAGTTAAGCTGCTTTGTCTTGACTGGAACTCAACGCTCCGCTGCAAAGCTAGCACTAGtgggatctccgtttgcagAGAGGGCTGTACCGGAGTCTCCTGGTCACTGGGCTCCAATGGGGACCAGCTGTGCAGAGCTTCTactgctgtctgtccgtgcGGCCGTCTGatggcatcagtattaaaaTGAGACTGTTTCATTACTGGTTAAAAAACGTTTCGTAGTAGTGTTAAATAGTTACTCCAATTCCGTGTTTACGTACgtgcaggaaggtctggcaaagccagTCTACAAACGACCCAGCCAAATTACAAAATTATTTGAAGTTTTGCAACTACTGCAAATTCTCGCttaataaaatcttaaaaaatgtcattttaaaaatCTTTTTACGTAACATGGATCTTTCTGTCACTCTCTGGCAGGCTTTTCTATACCTGTTGTAACTTTTActgattttttaaaaataatttatagttttaatgttttgattttctccttttttgtcttttcttttttttactgtaaatcacATTTTCGCTTTCCCCCAAACTCCTTTAGATGTGAATgattttaacaaaacaaaaaagtgagcCTAACTTTGTGCTAAGTATGATAAAATGATGTGTTATTTATATTATTGCCATAGTGTTTGAAAGCATTATCATAGGATGCTCTTACCTACGACTGTGACTCTTACTCCTGGTTGGCCAGTGAAAGTTGCTCTGCTGTCATTAGCTTCCATTCTGAAGCGAAAAGTTGCGTCGTCTTTCTTCTGTAAATCTGAGATCTGTAAAGTGCAGTCTCCCTTCTTGTCTCCCAGGTATCTGTAACGAGGGTCGTTGTTCTGTGATTCGCTGTCATACACGGACCGGGACAGAAACTGACAGAATTCATCATTCTGGCACCAGATGACGCTGACAACCTCGATCAAAGGTTCTCCTACATCAATAAAGACAGACTTCAGTGgtgtgaaggagcaggggagggtgACGGTCGATCCTTTCACACCACAAACAGGATCTGGATAGTTCACACTTCGATCCAGAGAACctggaacaacaacacagtgagATTAGGAataaaggaacttgttttagagCGAATGCTTTGATGTGAAAACTAAggaatagggctgggtatagCAGATGATTTTCAGATTTGATGACATTTCAAGTCAAAAGTCTGACGTCCCTAAATGCGTCTCGGTAGAACGGGCCGACATTATGTAAAAAGCTCCAGAGTTAAGCCAAAAAACACAAAGTGGATAAAAGACTTGCATTGAACATGTCCTTTAAAACAATTCTACTGGTTTTCTGCTACATCGGACAATCATTGTGtttccatttttgtttttgaaagcaTTATCATTGGATGCTCTTACCTACAACTCTGACTCTCACTCCTGATTGGCCAGTGAAAGTTGCTCTGCTGTCATTAGTTTCCATTCTGAAGCGAAAAGTTGCGCCATCTTCCTTCTGTAAATCTGTGATCTGTAAAGTGCAGTCTCCCTTCTTGTTTCCAAGGTATCTGTAACGAGGGTCGTTGTTGTTTGATTCGCTGTCGTACACAGATGGAGTCGATCCGTGACGGATTGGATGGTTCTTGCACCAGACGACTCTGATGATCTCGATCAAAACTTCTGTTCCATTGTCATTGACAGACTTCGGTGgtgtgaaggagcaggggaggaggaCGGTCGATCCTTTCATAGCCCAAACAGTATGTGGATAATTCACGCTTTGACCCAGAGCACctggaacaacaacacagtgagATTAGGAATAAAGGAACTTGATTTAAAGCGAATACTTTGATGTGAaaactagatagatagataagttTGTTGTCCCCATGGGGCAGTTGGGTTTGCGGCACAGTCGCAAGGCACTTCATGACAGGACATCAGACATATGATACAAACAAATAGTCCCTACATCAGACACCGACAGACATAACGTGAAGAACATACATCACACACTACAATACACTATACACCCTTGGGTATGACCAGGCCAGCTGGACATCTAGCAAACTAGAAAACTAATCAAAATAGTGCTGGGTATCGCAGATGATTTCCGGATGATTTTGGATAATTTACGAATTTGATTCCGAATTCACAAGTTCCTGATTCGATACATtttcgattcaatatcaatCAGGTTAGGGAAATTTCAGATATAATTCCAGTTTAGCTTATATGGAAAAGAGATTCACAGAGAAGTTATTTACCAGGTtagtgtttacattaagaactgaACAGCACTAACATGACAGACATTGACAAACTACAGCAGTCGTCGACACGATACAGTGAAACTGTCGACTACagccagagaggagagagaccatAAAACAACTATACAACTACACCATGGTGAACTATGAACAAATCCATCACTCTGATAAATTAACATTTGAatttagctgacaaaaagtgagcgacagttaagtttagacaccaaaagaACTAGTTTACATTCTTGGTGAAAAGGCAGATATTCAAAGATAGATTTCAGAATTTCATTAATCAATAACAGCTCATTCAAACAAAGATCAGTTTTAATTAGAGATTGATTATTTTAATCCAGCCGTACTAAAGAAAATGGGCCTCAGCtactaaaacagaaaataaaacagattCAGAACTGCAACTTCAGAAGCATAAATGTTTCTAGAGTTTATCAGTTTGATGTGAAAAACtaactgacaaaaacatcattaaAGATATTAACATAACGTAAATAAAGTCCATGTCTTACCAGCGAGCAGTAACGTGAAGCAACAGGAAATCTTTCTGTCCCAAACTGCCATCCTTTCTTTATTAATAAGTTGATTTAATGTTTGAATGTTGAACCTGCAGCAGAGATGAGAAAGACACTGACTGACTGTAGAACTGAGACGGAGCATTAAATGTGTTTGTGGTTATTATCTCAGTTCCTCCTTGTTTTCCTAAGAAGTTTTTATGTAACTTGCTATTTTTAGCATAAGTGTCTCAACTCATCCTGAGCGTTTTAAAGAAGTGTTGTAATGCTTGAAAGAAGGTATTTTTATGACACTGGGCTGTCTCTTGTAGAAAGGGAATTCTTGCGAAAAAGACACAGGCCCGAAGGCCGAGATATCTGACTCCAATTACTCTAATTCCGTGTATTCATTGATGGGATACCAAAACTCAAGGATCAAATCCGAGACGATAGATTTaagttaagcaaagtttactgagtTCAGcataaaatattacaaacacagctgtgggttcacaaaaacagagtctaagtttccctagcaacagcaTCAAGTCAGAGCCCAGTCCACCAGGATCTCAGTTCGAATGAGCTCCCGAACTACCCTCTCCCTACGCTCCTATTCTCCCCTCACAAGGGGGGTGTCTCTCTGCTTCTaggcaaagtgtgtgtgtgtgtgtgtgtgtctgtgtgtgtgtgtgtgtgtgtgtgtgtgtgtgtgtgtgtgtgtgtgtgtgagcttggCTTGAGACTGACTTAACCCCACGTAAGGCTGCGGTGGCCAATGATGTGAGTATGGATCAGACTTGTTTCCTGtcgaaacaggaaacatcactgcctctatctcttcCACTAGAACGTtataaaacaccaaacacaagtgTAGTATCTGATTGACTTAAGTCTTTGTTATAACACACATGGTTCCATTTGGCTGAGGCATATGGTTAGAGGGCACATTCCAGAGGAAGTGACTTTGCTGGAGCAAATGGGGACCACTGACTGATTGGCCCCTGGACCTACCCCCCATCACCACATCTCATGTTACACAGAACAGTACATATTCACATGTTTGAACAGAAAATCCTCAGAGCGTGCATTTTCGGACTTTG
It includes:
- the LOC118496097 gene encoding uncharacterized protein LOC118496097, which codes for MAVWDRKISCCFTLLLAGALGQSVNYPHTVWAMKGSTVLLPCSFTPPKSVNDNGTEVLIEIIRVVWCKNHPIRHGSTPSVYDSESNNNDPRYRYLGNKKGDCTLQITDLQKEDGATFRFRMETNDSRATFTGQSGVRVRVVDGDQMKIRSSRDDGEFKRGEAVTLNCSAESCTIHQLEVSWFRDGHALSESGPALHLSDLTAKDSGNYTCGLKKNERTLSVPYSLHVEADEAEEAEEEEQKHFYMILKHESSKCVRKKGNMTVQPPDAVEELRRPEERGRAV